The following coding sequences lie in one Lemur catta isolate mLemCat1 chromosome 11, mLemCat1.pri, whole genome shotgun sequence genomic window:
- the PHTF2 gene encoding protein PHTF2 isoform X3, whose translation MASKVTDAIVWYQKKIGAYDQQIWEKSVEQREIKGLRNKPKKTAHVKPDLIDVDLVRGSAFAKAKPESPWTSLTRKGIVRVVFFPFFFRWWLQVTSKVIFFWLLVLYLLQVAAIVLFCSASSPHSIPLTEVIGPIWLMLLLGTVHCQIVSTRTPKPSLSTGGKRRRKLRKAAHLEVHREGDGSSTTDNTQEGAVQSHGTSTSYSVGAVFRDLWHAAFFLSGSKKAKNSIDKSTETDNGYVSLDGKKTVKNSEDGIQNHETQCETIRPEETTWNTGTLRNAPSKDTQRTVTNISDEVSSEEGPETGYSLRRHVDRTSESVLRNRKAHHYKKHYPNEVYTLALNIYLHSYFLCY comes from the exons GGGTTAAGGAATAAACCAAAGAAAACAGCTCATGTGAAACCAGACCTCATAGATGTTGATCTTGTAAGAG gGTCTGCATTTGCTAAGGCTAAGCCTGAAAGTCCTTGGACTTCTCTGACTAGAAAGGGAATTGTTCGAgttgtgttttttccctttttcttccggTGGTGGTTACAAGTAACATCAAAGGTCatctttttctggcttcttgTACTTTATCTTCTTCAAG tTGCTGCAATAGTGTTATTCTGTTCCGCTTCTAGCCCACATAGCATACCTCTGACAGAAGTGATTGGGCCAATATGGCTGATGCTGCTCCTGGGAACTGTGCACTGCCAGATTGTTTCAACAAGAACCCCCAAACCTTCTCTAAGTACAGGGGGTAAACGAAGAAG gaaattaagaaaagcaGCCCATTTGGAAGTACATAGGGAAGGAGATGGTTCTAGTACCACAGATAACACACAGGAAGGAGCAGTTCAGAGCCATGGTACAAGCACCTCTTACAGCGTTGGCGCTGTCTTCAGAGATCTCTGGCATGCTGCTTTCTTTTTATCAgg atcaaagaaagcaaagaattcaattgacaaatcTACTGAAACTGACAATGGCTATGTATCCCTTGATGGGAAAAAGACTGTTAAAAACAGTGAAGATGGAATACAAAATCATGAAACTCAGTGTGAAACTATTAGACCAGAAGAGACAACCTGGAATACAGGAACACTGAGGAATGCTCCTAGCAAA GATACCCAAAGGACGGTAACAAATATCTCTGATGAAGTCTCCAGTGAGGAAGGTCCTGAGACAGGATACTCACTACGCCGTCATGTGGACAGGACTTCTGAAAGTGTTCTTCGGAATAGAAAGGCACACCATTATAAGAAACATTATCCTAATGAGGTATACACTTTGGCCttaaatatatacctacataGCTATTTTCTATGTTACTAA